One genomic region from Osmerus mordax isolate fOsmMor3 chromosome 4, fOsmMor3.pri, whole genome shotgun sequence encodes:
- the usp3 gene encoding ubiquitin carboxyl-terminal hydrolase 3: MECPHLNSNLCIAIDSSRFPNGLPSSWCCNVCRSNKSPWVCLTCMNVHCGRYVNGHAKKHFEESVVHGNNQKKCEKEEKEKASHSVCMDCCSYSTFCYRCDDFVVNDTVLGQVQKVREHLQSLENSPLTVDKQRKRKLLETSSPNSKLLKDNVGTLAVSATGLRNLGNTCFMNAILQSLSNIKQFSCYFKELPAVALHSGKTSGRRMYHTRSQGDTSVSLVEEFRKILCSLWQGSQSAFSPDSFFYVVWKIMPSFRGYQQQDAHEFMRYLLDHLHLELQSSCNGPVHLAPPQEGLKLPTTGAKCCINGTSTVVTSIFGGVLQNEVYCLICGTESRKFDPFLDLSLDIPSQFRQKRTKDQEPGPTCTLRDCLHSFTDLEELDETELYMCHKCKKRQKSTKKFWVQKLPKVLCLHLKRFHWTAYLRNKVDTYVEFPLRDLDMKGYLLEPENYLPESCLYDLAAVVVHHGSGVGSGHYTAYGSHEGHWYHFNDSTVTFTEEETVVKAKAYILFYVERPDKAASNATASETAVCVKTASDLAAVDSAAMGTAVLETDS, encoded by the exons ATGGAGTGCCCCCATTTGAACTCCAATCTGTGCATTGCCATCGATTCTTCAAGGTTTCCGAATGGTTTGCCGTCCTCCTGGTGCTGCAACG TCTGCAGGTCAAACAAAAGCCCATGGGTTTGTCTTACCTGTATGAATGTGCATTGTGGAAG ATATGTGAATGGACATGCAAAAAAACACTTTGAAGAAAGTGTGGTCCATGGAAATAATCAGAAGAAAtgtgagaaggaagagaaggaaaaggcATCACACTCTGTCTGTATGGACTGTTGTAGTTACAGCACATTTTG TTACAGATGCGATGACTTTGTTGTAAATGACACAGTTTTAGGACAGGTTCAGAAGGTGAGGGAGCATCTTCAGAGTTTGGAAAA TTCACCATTGACTGTTGATAAGCAAAGAAAAAGGAAACTATTAGAAACCTCATCACCAAACAGCAAACTGTTAAAGGACAAC GTTGGGACCTTGGCTGTCTCTGCCACCGGCCTGCGAAACCTGGGAAACACGTGTTTCATGAACGCCATCCTGCAGTCCCTGAG CAACATTAAGCAGTTCAGCTGCTATTTCAAGGAGTTGCCAGCAGTGGCGCTGCACAGTGGTAAAACGTCAGGAAGGAGAATGTACCACACCCGCAGCCAAGGGGACACCAGTGT GTCCCTTGTGGAGGAGTTTAGAAAAATCCTGTGCTCCCTATGGCAGGGGAGCCAGAGCGCCTTCAGTCCAGACTCCTTTTTCTATGTGGTGTGGAAAATAATGCCAAGTTTCAG GGGCTACCAGCAGCAGGATGCTCATGAGTTCATGCGTTACTTGCTGGACCATCTCCACCTTGAGCTCCAGAGCAGCTGCAACGGGCCTGTCCACCTAGCGCCACCTCAGGAGGGCCTCAAACTCCCAACTACAGGAGCCAAATGCTGCAT AAATGGGACCTCCACAGTTGTCACATCCATATTTGGTGGAGTGCTTCAGAATGAAGTTTACTGCCTGATCTGTGGGACAGAGTCTAGGAAGTTTGACCCATTCCTTG ATTTGTCTTTAGACATTCCCAGCCAGTTCAGACAGAAGAGGACTAAGGACCAAGAGCCTGGTCCTACCTGCACCTTACGTG ACTGCCTACACAGTTTCACAGACCTGGAAGAACTTGACGAGACAGAACTGTACATGTGCCATAAGtgtaaaaaaagacaaaaatcaacaaaaaagTTCTGGGTTCAGAAGCTGCCAAAG GTTTTGTGTTTGCACCTTAAAAGATTCCATTGGACGGCGTATCTAAGAAATAAAGTGGACACCTATGTGGAATTCCCGCTGCGAGACCTGGACATGAAGGGCTATTTGCTTGAG CCGGAGAATTATCTACCAGAGAGCTGCCTATATGACCTTGCTGCTGTGGTGGTGCATCATGGGTCAGG GGTGGGATCAGGGCATTATACTGCGTATGGCAGCCACGAGGGCCACTGGTACCACTTTAATGATAGCACTGTGACTTTCACTGAAGAGGAAACTGTGGTGAAGGCAAAAGCCTACATCCTCTTCTATGTGGAGCGGCCAGATAAGGCTGCCTCTAATGCAACTGCATCGGAAACTGCTGTCTGCGTGAAGACTGCCTCGGATTTGGCTGCCGTGGACTCTGCCGCCATGGGCACTGCTGTCTTAGAAACAGACTCTTAG